The Coturnix japonica isolate 7356 chromosome 9, Coturnix japonica 2.1, whole genome shotgun sequence genomic interval GTCTGGCAGCAGTTCAAGATTAAAGTCAGTTGCAAAAAATTcccttgaaaaagaaattccaggCAGAGAGATACACTGGAATTACTTAAAAGgtatattttgaattaaaaagtaAGAATGCTCTCTATAAAATCATGTTGCAACTGGAGGAAATACTCTGAGTTTCCAGTGCTGAGGCTGAGGTCTCTAATGCTGATCAAGATTTGACTCTCCTACAGGGCACAGTAAATGGTGCAAGGCTGGCTGTGCTATGCGGGGAGATAAGGAATGAGCTCATGCCTTTTGGAAGGCAAGATCCATGTGCTTGGGATGGGGGTAAGGGATGTGCTGGAAGGTCTGCTCCCAGGACATGCAAGTTTACTAAAATGCTGCAGCAAATAAAGGGGGGAAAGCATAACACTGAATTCATGTTCCCcattaaaatacagctttgagTTCTTGCTCAGCTGTGTGAGAGCTGATGGCATTGCTAAGTGGTCGCTGACggtgctggtggggctgcaTGCCTCCTTCCTGTTGGCACACGTGCAAGACCATATGAGTGTAGGTTTGTGGGGATTTTCTTAGTTTTTCAATCTACGGGCAGTTTTATTTGTGGTACAGTGTAGTTATTTAAGATGTGGGCGCACTGAGAAAATACGCAGCCATAGTCACcaggctggcagagctgcacagtTCTGCTGGGCACACAACAGTATGTGCCCatgctttctgcagctggggctctgctctgcattacCCTGCTCTATTGCTGCTGTGGGGAGTCTTGTTACAGAGCACAAGGACCCCAAGGAAATCTGAGCAGTGAGTTCATTGTTCTATGGGCACCTCACTTGCACACTGAtaatccagaaggaaaaaaagtaaatggaGGGGTATCAGGCTGTCGGCAGCTGgtctgtgccctgctgcagtgccctCTCAGCtggggaggaggctgaggaaggagcaggaatATGCTGCAGGGGGACAGGAGAGCTCAGTGAGTGGGGGGTGCACCACCTGGGGAGGTAGAAGGGAAGgctagttttttttttgcatgaaataTGTTTGCTGCTCTTTGGCAGCTGTTTGGATCTaggagagctgctggaggtgggtTGGTGGCTGGGTGGCTGCTTTGCCCTGTGTGAGGGTTTTGATTAAATCTTTCTTTGATCCCATGTTTGGGAAGCTCAGAACTGCTTTCTCGAGAATGCCTGCTGAGTTGCTTCCCTGTATCTACAGCCTGCTCAGAGCCTCAGGGCTGCCCACAAGGCTGCTTTGGGGACTTACGAGGAGGAAAGCATTCACAGGACATTTGCTTGTGCCCCCAAAGAACCCTCTGGGAAACGCCCCACGCTGCACTCACCTGCTGGCAGTAGGTGCTGGGCAGCCCACTTCTGAGATGCCTTCAGTTCGGCTCTggtctgctgcagctctttccATAAGGTGTTCAAGAGAAGGTTGTCCTCTCTGCTGGGGCCAAGCTTGTCCTGCTGGAACTGGAAAGCTGTTTCTTGGGCCTCCCCCTCTGCCCATCTCAGCCAGGAGCTCTCCAGCTGGCCCAGCCTGGTGGACACGTTGTGGCTCAGCTGCAGGACCTGCTCCAGAACCTTGTCCTGCTTGAACTCACAGAGCCTCTCAGCATCCTCAGGTTGGTCTCTGTTCCTCTGCAGTGCCTGCTCCAGCTGGGCCAAGGCGTGGGAGGTGAGCTGCTGCACCGCGGAGCTGAAGGTGCCAGCGAGGCCAGCGGAGAGTTGGCTCAACTCTGCTCTGATTGCCTGCACGTCCTCCTTCAGCCCATCCTCCAGCGCCTGCAGCATCATGTTCTCCTTCATCTGTGAGTTCTCCAGCATGATGAAGAGCTTGTCCCACTCCGTGTGCTCCCGCTGGCAGTCACACGAGGCAGCTGGAAGGCAAGGCACGGATTTAAGTTTAAACAGAAGGTGTGTTTCCCAAAACCTGCCTCTGTGCAAGGCTTCAGCCTGCCCCTGCGTTTGTGTCTGTCtcaaagcagaaggcaaagcagtgctcagtgcagcaaTCCTAAAACCAAGTGGTGTCTGCTgcagggaaacagaaaagtagTGCACAGCAAACTGTGGAGCGCCATCCCAGTACCGGAGCATTGCCGTCTGCAATAACCTACTGCTACAAGCACATGGTTCCTCTTAAAATAATGCTTGTGGCTGTTACAAGAGCTGAGCAACAAAGAACGCAGTGCTGCGCTTAACAGAAATGTAGACTGTATCTACTCACATTCCTCAGTGCCCAGGACCGGACCTTCAATTTCGTTGTCCAGATTCACATACATGAGATCGTAGTCGTCATCTTCATCCAGCACGGAAGCAGAAGccctgaaaacacagaacagcatgAGCAGAGAAAGCACTCCTCCAGGCAgcattctgcagctgcttcctgcaAATAGccgggctggggctgggctggagtGGGACTGCAGCGGGGACTGCGAGGAGCCACGGGGCAGCCCCTAATAAATGCTCCGAGTGTCTCAGCTTGAATGAATGAGCGCTGCGAGTGCCAGCGCTGTAATAGGAGCACTTCTGGTTGTTGGTTTTGGCAGTGAGGAGCAGGGGGCGTGCAGCTTGCTCAATGTCAGCCCCCAGGTCTGCAGGAGGGGGGGTCGGGGAGAGCTGCTCCGCACGCTGCTGCTTCCCCTGGAGCAGAGTTCCAGAAATACACAAcatgctgggctgggagcagggacaGGGATTGCTGCCTGAGCCGCATCACTTGGGctgttctgtgttctttgtGCAAACTCCATTGGCTGCTGGTATGTGCTGCGGCTCCGGAGGGGGCTGGCAGGAAAACGTGTCTACCTGGAGCTGGTTTGGATGCGTGTGTCTGGTGTAACCCACATACTGTGGCTTTGGGGGGATTTTAATTTGGAATCTTCTCCTCTGCTAGTAGTTTGAGCTCGAAAGGAGAACTTGTAAAATAAAGAcagcttgtttggtttttactTTTCTAGCCCAAATTAGCAATAGCAGCTTTGTGTCCTTGCAGGTAATGTATTCTGTCTagtttcttccttctgaagCCTACAGGTTAGCAGCTGCAGGATTGGAATTGTGTCTATTAACAGTCAGGTTGTCCAATTTCAGACTCAGATGAGAATCCAGAAAACGTTGATTTGAACTTCAGGTGAATTGGTGCTTTGCTGGTTACTTTTGGTTAGTTTGGGTTACTTTTGGTTAGTTTGGGTTACTTTTCCTggttaattaaaagaaaaaaataaaatccttgaTGAATATACAAATTAAAGAGGCACCTTCAAAAGAACCTCTGTGACACAGAAGCACTGATCCCATGGTTAGGCAGTAGTTCTCGTGCCCCTTAACTATTGTGCAGTCTCACCTGTAGCACCGGGGAGGGACAGGCACAAAGGTGTGGGTAGAGCAGCCAGAACTGAGCTGCTCACTGACCTGCCTGGGGTAACCATCAATAAATCTCCTTCATTTGCAGCTGGCTTTGTGCTCCATTCCTGGAACAGGGCAGGAATTCCCCATGGCCCTGGGGACAGAGGTAGGGCTGGAGCTTGCCCTTAAGTGCTGTAGTAGTTGTATGCAGGGGTCTGGGAGAAGCCAGCAGCTCTAGGAGCAGAACAAATGCTTTGGGGGTCAgatgcagagagctgctgagcagtgcagaggTGGTCCCAGGGCTGAGCACTCCTGAAGGGCTCTACCTCCGGATCCTTTTGGAGCCTGCAATGAATTGCATTTCAGTTACTTGGCTCAGAGGTGGTGTTGCAAGGCTTGGGTTGCTCTTCATATATCTGGCACGAGTGTGGTGCGGTCAGGTCTGAAACATAGGTCCCACCTGGGAACTGAGCTGCTTCTCTTGCAAAATTGCAGAGCTTGGGTTTAAGtgggagaaaaagcagcaggcCAGAGTGCTAGTTCCTGTTGGAAACCAAATTCAAGGAGACCTTAAGGACTCACAAGCATGCACAAAAAGAAGCCATACTACATTGCAATGGGCAGATGTTTTCCATATGTTATTCAAGTGAGACTTAAATATATTGAGGCAGGCATGTACAGCAATGTGAAGTTATATATTTTGGTATGAGCCGGGGCTTCAAACTGAATTATGGTCAGACATCTTAAGAAAATGTGTGAGAGAGGGCTCTGCATATCTGAGTCTGTCTGCAGTTGACTTTTTCTGGCTCCTTTCTATTCCTGGAAATGGCATCCTTAACTATTTATGTTCAAATTTACTGTCGTGCACATTTAGCTCTCTTAATAACCAATTATTCTTTCCATATGCTGCTTATTTAATTTGAAAGTCTGAATCTCAGTGAAggagaaatacagcttttatgtgctttctagccttttttggttttttgctttttaaatccatttaaatCACAAGTGTTGAGTGTAGGACTCAATGGACTATGATCCAAATCTGAGAGCTTGTAAGCAGCCCTCTCCTGGTATTGCTTTGGGGATGAGAATTACAATGAATAGGAAATAACTTGATACGCATACGTTGTTATACCTGCTGTGATTTGCTCTATCTGGGCCATGTGCACGGCTTGTTGGCCCGATCCACAATTTCCTCAGaaactcagagggtggtgacgcactggaacaggttgcccaaggaggctgtggatgccccatccctgcaggcattcaaggccaggctggatgtggctctgggcagcctgggctgctggttggtgaccctgcacacagcagggggttggaactggatgaacattgcggtccttttcaacccaggccattctgtgattcctctAGTGAattccacaacctccttggtTTGTGCTGATGACCTTTAAAAGCTGCTGTCTCCAGATGGATGCAGATGGTCcaggctgctccccagccatgCAGCACTGTTGTGCAGTAATGCACCATGCTCTCCTCTGCTTTGTTGGCAGGGAACTCACTGCTGCTGCGTGTCCTTCCTGCCCTATATGAGAAGCAGCCACAGCCGATGGCGCACCAcctgcctgagctgctggcactgatgGGCCACCTGCAGCCAGCCGAGCAGCATCACCTCCTGAGGCTGCTCCAGCTCATGGCACGGAGGAAAGAGCTCAGGGTAAGGCTGTGTGTGAATGAGCTGCTCGGTGTTGCACCTCCTTTTGGGGGGTTTATGTCTTTCAGGTGACCCGGTGAGGTCTGACTGCTGGTGGCTATCTCAGTTGGAGTCCCACACTGTGCACAACGGTGCTTTCCTGTGGTTTGCCATAGAGTTTCCTTAATTCCATTCTTTAATTCCATTCCAAATTCCAGTCATAAAGAGAACATAAACTTTGTGGTCCGGCAGTTGTTGCTGTTATAAACCAGGACTGTGTTCTACTTTTCTGGCTCTACCTCTGTCATTTGAGTTGTAATTACCTTCGCTACGTTTCTAGTAGAACTGTGTGAACAGATCAAGAAAAGCTAGAACAAGTTAGGAACTGATTAAGAGCGAGCTGGAGATTAATTAAGGCAACACATATCAGGCTCTCAAAATGGCGCAACGTTGACAGCACCCAGCTCATTTGAATAAGACAAAGATAAATCTATAAAACCTTTCTAAAAGAAGAATCGGCAGCGGTTAATACCTTCCTCCAGATAGCTGAGGAAACTTTATCATAATGCTCTGTCACAGATGAAATAGAGCTGCCTTTGGAAGCAGGAGACCAAAGAGCCCCATGTGGCCATAGTGGGGCTTTGCTGGAGCCGGTGTGTCTGAGGTCACTGTGTGTCCTGGCTGGGGGCAtaggagctgctgccctgctgggacGTTGGTGTCTGAGCCGAGAGATGCACAAGGGAATGCGTGGAACCCATTTTTGTGCCCTGGGAAGTTGCTGGAAGGTCTCATCAGTCTGTTTTGAAACACATTTACACACATCCATCAGTTTCCCTGACTCAGAGGTGTGTTTGTACACATGTAGACATCTAGTCATGTAGGTGTGAGAGAATCCTTCAGTAGGCAGTTGAACGTGCTCCGTGCTGCTTGTGAGATGTTTTAAGGTCTAGACCTTCAGCCTCTTGAAAATTGTGTTGTTACAAGGAATGCCAGCTCGCCCGCAGCGTTTTCTGTTCAGCCTTTATTTTTAGCTCACTATTAACCTTGTCATGTTGTTTAGTTCCTGGAGgacacaaagcattttttttacCAGCACTTTAATTTACTGTATGGATAGGGATAGCTAAGACCTATGCTGTTTTAATCCTTTAAGTATAGAACAAGGCCTAAAGCAGGGAAATGTTTGGTGAGGGGGCTGAGGGGTTGgggtttgtgttgttgttttttttccttttttttaaacaatggAGGATTTTCTTACTTACATATGCATAACTGTAATATTTCAAGGCTACAGCTCACCCTTCTTCCATATGTTGAGCTGAACTTCTGTTGACCTCAGCAAATAGCTGCGTGCAGAGGTCAGCGAGGGTGAAAAGCTATTCCACTGAATCAAAGTCTGACAGCCTGTTTCCATCCCTCCAACGTACAGTACCTCTTTTGGTTGTATGTATTCACCATTCACAAATATATtcaatgctttcttctttttttttcttaaataggtGCTGAAAGAGTGTATTCCGTGTTTACTGGGGCTTGTAAGAGACCCCAACCATAGTGACATTGTCCTAAACGTACTGACAGAAGTGTCTGGCTATGACCCAGCAGCCTTGGCTGCGTTTCTTCCAGAGCTAAAAGAAATTGGTGAGAGTTTCCCACATTTGATTGGGCAAACGGCAAAGATCTTTGGGGCTGTTGGACGTGTTGATGAGGTAAGCTGGAAAACTAAAGGTTGGTTCAGCAcgtgtgttttcttgtttgttcgCTTCTTTTGTTAAACTTCATACTAAGTATTCTGGAGTAACCAGAGCATCACACCAGAAATGCCTCCATGGTTTGCAAGATGGCCGTGTGTCTGGAGTGTAATATCATCATTGCTAGGAGAGCAAGTAGCTCTCCTAACTGACACTGTGTCTGTCCTCTGTGTAAATACGTtctatttctgctgtcttttatAGGGTGGCTAAAGCTCCTATTTGATAAATGCACATGACTGCCGTTATCTCAGCAGCTTAGCTCAGATTGCAGTACCTACagtaagagaaatgaaaggcaaaggaaagggaaagaaatattttgcagccCCTTGGTACAATAttgaattttaaatgcatatagCCTTCAGGAACGTTGTAAGCATGTGATGAAATATGAACTTCCTAATATCATGTAATCCAGCTATTTTGGATTTGTAGCCAGAGTTAATTGAATACTTCTGACAAATGTCTGTATAATGGAAGCGCCCAGCAGCGGTGCTGGGCTCAACCTCATCATAGGAACATCTTCACTTTAACTCTGTTTGGGGTTTGACCTCATGGGAACCCTGTGCTGTACAATGATGTACAGTGGCAAACCCCTAAAAGTTGTTTCATGACCTTTAGGACAGAGGTATGAATTTGCAGTGAACTTCTTGCTTCCATCCTAAGTGTGAAGTGTGGACATGGAAGTGGTGTTCACCAGAGCCATGTGCTGCAAACAGCCTTGGATAATggtcagcactgctgtgcagcctgggcCCAAAGTCCAAATAATTGGGTGTTGCAAGGGCACTATGTTGGCCTGGCTTATATCTGGCATACCCTGATTCATAATGGGATTTGGGTTTCCAATCCCAGTTACATGCTTACTCCCTTTCACTGCTAGTAAtagatgttttccttctgcttccaaTCAGTTCTATGAAGGCAAAACTAATGCTCTGAAATCACGGTTTTTGTTAAATAAGTCAGATTTTTATAGCTGTGATAAAACTTGGCTACACAGGCAGAAAACAAGTAGTAAGTAGTAAACTGGACCATTTGTGAAGTGTGACACTGATGTCTCCCACGCAGTGATCTGGATAATtaatttctgcagagctgaatcCCATCATACGCCTGGACTTTGTAATCCTTGCACCAAATCAATGGGAGTTTGTCTTCATAGAGTCTGGAGAACACAGTCCTGTGTATAGAGATTGGGCTCAGTCACTCTCTTCAAGGTTTTGAAGGCACAAAGGGCTGCAGAAGGCcatgtttctttctgcattcagtACTTCTCTCCTATTTTAATCCCTTGCTTGGCACAGTTGCACGTAGCTTCCCGTGGCCAAACATGCATGGGATAACTGTCTCtgggcactgctgtgcagaCTGGGTGCCTTAAAGGAAGGGTAAAAAGCTTTTGGGACTGAATTCACTGATACACTGGGCAttgctcactgcagcacaggcacTCAGCCTGCAATTAGATAAGCAGAAACACATCTGGCATCACAAAAGCTGGACCGGCCTTAAAGGTTCAGCTGATAAAAATGAGTGCACCACAAGGAAGTATTGAAGTTCTACTCTGACTTAAGTGGAACTGCTGGGTTCCAGGCATCACTGCTGCCAGATAGCTTATGTAGGTTGGGTCCAGCAGGGCGTGAGAGCAACAGAGCAGTCCCAGAGGGCTGTTCCCTACGCCAGGCAGCATGGAAGTACCTTTTGGAACACCCCTGAtgctctcttcctccttcccagtgCCGGGGCTACAGACATGAGCCCCCACCTGCATTCCCTTCCCAGCCAAGCAAAGTgagtgagaaatgaaatgggaaGGCTAGGGCTGGAattttatttgttaatatttGATTTCACTGGAAGTTTCACTTGGCGGAAAGAAGTGGCGAGGACTGAGGGTTGGCCCTTTAGAGTATAGGCCTCAAACATGAGCAGAGGGTCCGGTGGGTGAAGCTGAAATCAGACCCTGTTCTTTGGCCATACATTTGTGCAAAGTAAAACCCCACCTCAGGGCGCAGCTGagtatttcagcttctttcttcccatAAGTGCATGTTTTGAATCAACTGGAAACTGAAGCTCCTTCTGCCATCCCTGTCATCTCTTCGGTAGGATCCCCAGCCCGGATCTCAGGTACAGCAGAGTGCTCGGCCACACCTCACCAAATGGTTTGGATCCTCACCTCCCAGCAGATGGAGAGCCAGAAAACGTGAGAGATATCTGTGATAAAACACACGAAAACAGaaaacacccacagctccaacAACAATGGGTTCTGTATGTCCAAAGaggctttctgctttgctttttttttccctttggataAAAAATTGCGGCGGAGATAATAACGGCTTTCATGTCGAGCTGTTTTGCCGTGactctgttttgtttaacaGTTACACATGACATGACTGGCGGGGTTTATTGTTCTTTCAGCTCGCTCCAGGCGAGCAGCAGCGTTGCAGCAGGCTGGAGGAGCTCCAGCTGGATCAAAGCGACACGGCAACGCTCAGAACTTCTCTTCCAGTTACGTCTGCTGCACAGTTTGTTTACgaaacagaaatgtgttttaaatgttaattgaGCCCGTGTTTATCTCTAGGAGGGAGGAATGTCTTCCAAATAAGCTAGGGAATATTTATCTAACATCCAGCCTCCTTCGCGCCATTGAGAAAAAGGCTCCGccgcagctcccagcccagcccgcAGTACCTGCATTGGTTCTGCATGGGGCTGAAGGGCAGTAGCTCTTCTGACTGCTGCACTGTTCCTCTGTGCCACGACTTAGGGCAGCCATTCACCTTTGGTTTGGAGCAAGTTGACTTCTTCTCACAACGTGTCTTACTCACAGCTCTCAGGTGATGCCCTGCCAAGGTGTCCCGTGTGCTTTTATGGTCCTGCTGCTCTTGGAACCCAACCTTCAGTGGTGTTTTCTCCCCTGTTACATGATCCCAGAAGAATTTGgagtttcttctgaaatccGAGGCAATAGTGCTCTTGCCCTGCAGTGTAGGGAGGCTGCACGTGATGTACTGCTTCCCTTCCTTAGCTGCTACTGCTTGGTAAGAAGATGAGAACCCTTTATATTCCTAAAGTGCCTTTGCTTGCATTTTGGCACAGGTTCTAACAGCAAAGCTTCTCAGTTCCTGTAAGGATctgctgggttggaaggggttTGCCCCATGCCCTGCTGTTCCACCAGAGGATCCAACGTGAACTGCTAAGCTACTGGcttctccctctgctgcttcttccactcAGGTGTTCTCAGGACTGTGGAACCCAAACTGCTTAGGACAATtataataaaacacagaaacctCTATGCATTTCTTTACCTCCAGGGTTTGTGTTTTAGTATGAGAATTTGCACATGTGCACACAGAAATAGTTGGAATTGGATTCATGTTCGCTTGCCAAGTAGAGATAAGGTATCCTTGTTAGAAAATATCTGTGCTTTTTTAGATTAGGATCTGAAGCAGCCACTTTCATCCTAATTGTCAGGGGATGTGGTCTTGTGGGTAAACTGCTCAGCAGAGCTTTGGCTACAGAGGGCATATCAGACTGCAATGTGTGGCATGACTGATAGGGctgccaggcagcagctcacCACCAGTGAGATCTTATAATGGGATCTTGTGTTAAACTCCTCTTTGCTACAGCGCTGGTCTCATCTAAACATTGCAATGCAGTGCAAGGAGAACCACTGTGATGTACAAGGTGCTCAGACCCCTTGCCATCAGCCCCACACCTGGCTGTGCTGCGGTTGTCCCCAGAACACTGAATCAATGAGccatgctggggctgggagtgATGCTGAAGGCTGGTGCTGGGGGAAATGCTACTTGCAGCAAGACCCGGTGAACCCAGAAGGGAAGTCATGATCAGAAGACATGTTTGTGGACTGGAAAAAGAGGTATTGGCTCCTGGCTATACGCTCATAACAGCTGGGGGCACGTGTGGTGCTGGCTGTAACTGCCTGGTCGCCCTAGAgtgactgctgctgcagagggcaAGGCAGCAACCAGGACACAAGCCCATTCATGCAATGGGGCCACTACAAAGACACAAAGATGGAACCAGCCACAAGCTGTGCACCATAGTCTGCAGGGTCTGCTCCCCACTGAGCTGGGTGCACACAAGCACAGTGTGTGCCTGCCTTTGGCCTCATGGCGTACCACCATTCCCTAATGAGAGTGCTTTCATCAGCGGGATGCACACATGCCCATGTGTGCCTAATGTGCACACAACCCACTTTGCTTGAGCAAACATTGAATTCGTTTGTTTagagttgtttctttttgtctccttATGTTGTCAGGAGCAAGCCAGGAAGTGCCTGATGTATTTGGTGAACCAGCTGGCCAACATGGAGCACTCTTTTCACCACATCCTTTTGCTGGAAATTAAGAGTCTCACCGACATGTTCTCTGGCATCTTGGGCACCCAGAGCAGAGACATCTACCGTATGAGCAACAGCTTCACTGCCATAGCCAAGCTCCTGGTGAgacagctggagagcagcagcacagcatcagcCAGGTAGAGCGGGTGGGTGTGACAGGGCTGTGTGAGGCACTGGGAGCTCCTGGGAGCTGCTATGTTGCTATTTCCAAATTGATCTCAGTATTCCTTGTGGTTTGTTGTAGTTTATGCTCATTCCGCTGTTAGATTGCATTGGTTATATGGTCAGGTCTGTGTGCAAGCTCACCCTTACACCTAATGGACGGTACCTTTGCTTGTAGAAGCAACTCAAGGCTGTAAGGATGATCCCCAGGTTCCTGCAATGCCAGGTGCCCTGcacatcacacagcagcagctgtgtcttTGGCAATGGGGAACAAAGAAGCTGTTCAAGTCTGAGCACTTCCAAAAGCACGGAAAGCAAGCTCTGTCCCAGATCAGCAGACACGGGCAATCTGCAAagcttccattaaaaataaaccagtgAAGTCAGGCTGTGTAACTATCATTGGGTTTACTCTGGAAGATAACCACTGAGGCTGAGAAGAACAATGGCTGGCACAGTTCTGTGACATGGGTTTGCTAAGGAGCTCTGAGTAAATATCCTGAACTTGTACCCAACTGTTGTAGCAATCAGCTTCTCCACATCTCTGTGCTAAGATTAAAGCACAGGGAGCGATGCTGCGTTTGTCACATAAGGATGTAGGTGTTACTTAGATATCTGGTAGCAGTCACTTTTAATTAGGGAGAGACTTATCGTTGGCATTGTGTATACTGACGTGGGTCAAGAGGGCACAAAGGGGATAGTAATGCTGTGATATAAAACATAACAGATGTCAGAAAACTCATAACCATGAAGGACAGCCTTGGAGACAGACGTAGGGCCGGAGCCAAAACATGGAGGTCATCTGAGAAACAACTAATTGGTATCCTGGAGAGTTAGAAATGAGAGGGGAGAGGAGCCCTGCTGGAGCCACTCGTTTTGCAGGGCTGGGAGAAACATGCAAGGCACAAGGATTAtgcctgctgcccagcactggcCGCTTAGTTTAtagcagaaaaaatacattatttactAAAATGCCGTGGTTTTCCTATGCCTTCTTATCTTTTGCACCTATTGTTTATccaaagcacaggaaaaggtTTTTGTTAAAATGTTATTGACCCCTTTCCCCATAATACACCCCTTTGTTAAGGGCTTGATTTGCTGAAGAGTAGAAGCTGCctagtgtgtgtatgtgtgtgtgtttggatACTGATGCAAAATGCTGCACTGTGTGTGGAactgggggtggggagaggggagggcagagctgtgtctgcagtggaaggaaattaaaacacaatttCAGGCCTATATCGAGCATAGCATCAGCTAACACAGACAGGAGCAAGTACTGAGCAGCAAACTAAGGCTAAAATGAGGGATCTCCACTGATttacacagctctgcttctgatTTGTGCTAATGTTCAGTGAGAACGACCCAGAGGCTGACATGGCagtctgtgctggctgcagggatgctgccattactgctgcagtgcttcaaGGAGCAGCAATCCAGAGCAGTTGTGCTGTGGAAGGAATATAGAGGTTTTAAAATGTGTGGCTGGATTGCAACCATTCCTTCCAGAGTCATGTGTTTATATAAGAAGAAACTGATTTCTTTGGAATGATGGCTCGCTTGGAGTTGTTTGACACTGGGAATTTTACATGCATTTAGTGGAAAGTGTAATTAAAACCATGTGATGCTCTACTGCAAGTTGTTCAATCTCAGAGGGGCTTTTGAAGAACACATACAGAGTCTTAATGGGCAGATCCAACCAACAAGTGCAGCACAGTCAATTAAAAGTAGGCAGgaaaaggcaggaagaaaaattagTGTTTTCAAGCCATCATTCTGGGTAGGGACTGGGGGGtaagagatggcagcagagctgctcaggtTAATAGCAGCTGGAGGTACCTTTCCTTCCTTGAGGAGAGAATACCTCCAGCACATGGCTTTCATTTACCCTtcatttgcctttcattttctgcagagtAATTGGTTTCGGGCAATATTTGGAAGCTCCTGATAGGTTGCTCCCCATGAGTGGAGGcaggctctgagctgcagcctctCCTTGCCAGTCGCATGCCATCCAACCATGCCTTCAGAGCTGTCCATACATGTATTATAAGGACCTGCGCTCCATTCATCCACACTGCTTCCCAGCAGAGCCGCATCTGGAATCCATCCCATCCCGgtatattttcagtaatttctatTTGTGGGCACTCTTCTGCCCACTTTAAGCGCAGGATGGGTGATGCTGATATTGGTGGCAGTCTGGATAA includes:
- the PTX3 gene encoding pentraxin-related protein PTX3, with amino-acid sequence MLPGGVLSLLMLFCVFRASASVLDEDDDYDLMYVNLDNEIEGPVLGTEESASCDCQREHTEWDKLFIMLENSQMKENMMLQALEDGLKEDVQAIRAELSQLSAGLAGTFSSAVQQLTSHALAQLEQALQRNRDQPEDAERLCEFKQDKVLEQVLQLSHNVSTRLGQLESSWLRWAEGEAQETAFQFQQDKLGPSREDNLLLNTLWKELQQTRAELKASQKWAAQHLLPAGYETAILFPMRSRKIFGSIHPTAAMTLTSFTVCVWVKATEVLDKTIVFSYGTKLNPYEIQLYLSHQSAVLAVGNAQHKVTARDVVVTGRWIHLCGSWSSDNGTASLWVDGALTATAVGIADTHIVPDGGILQIGQEKNGCCIGGGFDEALAFSGKLTGLNLWDRVLSTEEIAAQGGEDACSSRGNIVGWGVTEILPYGGAQYMS